In Streptomyces sp. NBC_01439, the following are encoded in one genomic region:
- the rpmA gene encoding 50S ribosomal protein L27 — MAHKKGASSTRNGRDSNAQRLGVKRFGGQVVSAGEILVRQRGTHFHPGSGVGRGGDDTLFALQAGSVEFGTHRGRKVVNIVPAA; from the coding sequence ATGGCACACAAGAAGGGCGCATCGTCCACCCGGAACGGGCGCGACTCCAATGCCCAGCGGCTCGGCGTGAAGCGCTTCGGCGGTCAGGTCGTTTCCGCTGGTGAGATCCTCGTCCGCCAGCGCGGCACCCACTTCCACCCGGGTTCGGGTGTCGGTCGTGGTGGCGACGACACGCTGTTCGCGCTGCAGGCCGGTTCGGTCGAGTTCGGCACGCACCGTGGCCGCAAGGTCGTCAACATCGTTCCGGCCGCCTGA
- a CDS encoding TIGR03960 family B12-binding radical SAM protein, protein MMTESVFPQLEALLPHVQKPIQYVGGELNSTVKEWESCDVRWALMYPDAYEVGLPNQGVMILYEVLNEREGVLAERTYSVWPDLEELMREHKVPQFTVDSHRPVSAFDVFGLSFSTELGYTNMLTALDLAGIPLEARNRTVDHPIVLAGGHAAFNPEPIAEFIDCAVIGDGEQAVLDMTEIIRTWKAEGRPGGREEVLLRLAKTGNVYVPGFYDVEYLPDGRIGRVVPNRSGVPWRVSKHTVMDLDEWPYPKQPLVPLAETVHERMSVEIFRGCTRGCRFCQAGMITRPVRERSITGIGEMVEKGLKATGFEEVGLLSLSSADHTEIADIAKGLADRYTDDKVGLSLPSTRVDAFNVDLANELTRNGRRSGLTFAPEGGSERMRKVINKMVSEEDLIRTVSTAYGNGWRQVKLYFMCGLPTETDEDVLQIGDMAVNVIAKGREVSGQNDIRCTVSIGGFVPKPHTPFQWAPQLSAEETDARLGKLRDKIRGDKKYGRSIGFRYHDGKPGIVEGLLSRGDRRIGDVIRAVYESGGRFDGWREHFSYDRWMEAAEKTLPAYGVDVAWYTTRERTYEEVLPWDHLDSGLDKDWLWEDWQDALDETEVDDCRWTPCFDCGVCPQMQTEIQIGPTGKKLLPLSVVK, encoded by the coding sequence GTGATGACCGAGTCGGTCTTCCCTCAGCTTGAGGCCCTGCTTCCGCATGTGCAGAAGCCCATCCAGTACGTCGGCGGTGAACTCAACTCCACGGTCAAGGAGTGGGAGAGCTGCGACGTCCGCTGGGCTCTCATGTACCCGGACGCGTACGAAGTCGGGCTGCCCAACCAGGGCGTCATGATCCTGTACGAGGTGCTCAACGAGCGCGAGGGCGTCCTCGCCGAGCGCACCTACAGCGTGTGGCCCGACCTCGAAGAACTGATGCGCGAGCACAAGGTGCCGCAGTTCACCGTGGACAGCCACCGCCCGGTCTCCGCCTTCGACGTGTTCGGCCTGTCCTTCTCCACGGAGCTGGGCTACACCAACATGCTCACGGCCCTGGACCTCGCCGGCATCCCGCTGGAGGCCCGCAACCGTACCGTCGACCACCCGATCGTCCTCGCGGGCGGCCACGCGGCCTTCAACCCCGAGCCGATCGCGGAGTTCATCGACTGCGCGGTCATCGGCGACGGCGAGCAGGCCGTCCTCGACATGACCGAGATCATCCGCACCTGGAAGGCCGAAGGGCGGCCGGGCGGGCGCGAAGAGGTCCTCCTCCGTCTCGCCAAGACCGGCAACGTCTACGTGCCGGGCTTCTACGACGTCGAGTACCTGCCGGACGGTCGCATCGGCCGCGTCGTGCCCAACCGCTCCGGCGTGCCGTGGCGCGTGTCCAAGCACACGGTCATGGACCTCGACGAGTGGCCGTACCCCAAGCAGCCCCTGGTCCCGCTCGCCGAGACCGTCCACGAGCGCATGTCCGTGGAGATCTTCCGCGGCTGCACCCGCGGCTGCCGTTTCTGCCAGGCCGGCATGATCACGCGCCCCGTGCGGGAGCGAAGCATCACCGGCATCGGCGAGATGGTGGAGAAGGGTCTGAAGGCCACCGGCTTCGAGGAGGTCGGTCTCCTCTCGCTGTCCTCCGCGGACCACACCGAGATCGCCGACATCGCCAAGGGCCTCGCCGACCGCTACACGGACGACAAGGTGGGCCTGTCCCTGCCGTCGACCCGCGTGGACGCGTTCAACGTGGACCTGGCCAACGAGCTGACCCGCAACGGTCGCCGCTCCGGCCTGACCTTCGCCCCCGAGGGCGGCTCCGAGCGCATGCGCAAGGTCATCAACAAGATGGTCTCGGAAGAGGACCTGATCCGTACCGTCTCCACGGCGTACGGCAACGGCTGGCGGCAGGTGAAGCTGTACTTCATGTGCGGCCTGCCCACCGAGACCGACGAGGACGTGCTCCAGATCGGCGACATGGCGGTCAACGTCATCGCCAAGGGTCGCGAGGTCTCCGGCCAGAACGACATCCGCTGCACGGTGTCCATCGGCGGGTTCGTGCCCAAGCCGCACACCCCGTTCCAGTGGGCGCCGCAGCTGTCGGCCGAGGAGACGGACGCCCGCCTGGGCAAGCTCCGCGACAAGATCCGCGGCGACAAGAAGTACGGCCGCTCCATCGGCTTCCGCTACCACGACGGCAAGCCGGGCATCGTCGAGGGCCTCCTCTCGCGCGGTGACCGCCGCATCGGCGACGTCATCCGCGCCGTGTACGAGTCGGGCGGCCGCTTCGACGGCTGGCGCGAGCACTTCAGCTACGACCGCTGGATGGAGGCGGCCGAGAAGACCCTGCCCGCCTACGGCGTGGACGTGGCCTGGTACACGACCCGCGAGCGCACCTACGAGGAGGTCCTGCCCTGGGACCACCTGGACTCCGGTCTCGACAAGGACTGGCTCTGGGAGGACTGGCAGGACGCCCTCGACGAGACCGAGGTCGACGACTGCCGCTGGACCCCGTGCTTCGACTGCGGCGTGTGTCCTCAGATGCAGACCGAGATCCAGATCGGCCCCACCGGCAAGAAGCTGCTGCCGCTGTCCGTCGTGAAGTAA
- a CDS encoding TIGR03936 family radical SAM-associated protein, giving the protein MQRIRLRYTKRGRLRFTSHRDFQRAFERALRRAEVPMAYSAGFTPHPRVSYANAAPTGTGSEAEYLEIALAAPRDPQKLRELLDESMPTGLDIIDAVEARTSGLADRLTASVWELRLDGVELAEAERAVEVFLAAETVEVQRRTKNGMRTFDTRGAVVSLEALPAPADRPLDNACAILRLVVRHLTPAVRPDDVLSGLRAVADLAPPVPSAVTRLAQGLFDEESGTVTDPLAPDREADTAAPPTAAVAADAKAPEGPAA; this is encoded by the coding sequence GTGCAGCGCATCCGACTGCGCTACACCAAGCGCGGCCGCCTCCGGTTCACCAGCCACCGTGACTTCCAGCGTGCCTTCGAGCGGGCCCTGCGCCGCGCCGAGGTGCCGATGGCGTACTCGGCCGGCTTCACCCCGCACCCGCGCGTCTCGTACGCGAACGCCGCCCCGACCGGCACCGGCAGCGAGGCCGAGTACCTGGAGATCGCCCTCGCCGCGCCCCGCGACCCGCAGAAGCTCCGGGAGCTGCTCGACGAGTCGATGCCCACCGGACTCGACATCATCGACGCCGTCGAGGCCCGCACCTCGGGCCTCGCGGACCGGCTGACCGCCTCCGTGTGGGAGCTGCGCCTGGACGGAGTGGAGCTCGCCGAGGCCGAGCGGGCCGTGGAGGTCTTCCTCGCCGCCGAGACCGTGGAGGTGCAGCGCCGGACCAAGAACGGAATGCGGACCTTCGACACGCGTGGCGCGGTCGTCAGTCTCGAAGCGCTTCCCGCCCCGGCTGATAGGCCGCTGGACAATGCCTGTGCGATACTGCGCCTGGTTGTTCGGCATCTGACACCTGCCGTGCGACCCGACGACGTCCTGTCCGGTCTCCGAGCTGTGGCCGACCTGGCGCCGCCGGTCCCCTCAGCGGTGACCAGGCTGGCGCAGGGGCTCTTCGACGAGGAGTCCGGCACGGTGACCGACCCGCTCGCGCCCGACCGCGAGGCTGACACGGCCGCTCCACCCACGGCCGCCGTAGCAGCCGACGCGAAGGCGCCGGAAGGTCCCGCCGCGTAA
- the rodA gene encoding rod shape-determining protein RodA, which translates to MPTANKFSVSRYAPERGAMAKLTARDSVVRRLDWPILLSATALSCIGALLVWSATRNRTTLNQGDPYYFLARHALNTGIGLVLMIGTIWLGHRTLRGAVPVLYGLSLVLILAVLTPLGATINGAHAWIVIGGGFSLQPSEFVKITIILVMAMLLATRVDAGDLAHPDHRTVVKALCLAAAPMGIVMLMPDLGSVMVMIVIVLGVLLASGASNRWVLGLLGAGASGAVLIWQLGVLDEYQINRFAAFANPELDPAGVGYNTNQARIAIGSGGLTGSGLFKGSQTTGQFVPEQQTDFVFTVAGEELGFVGAGLILLLLGVILWRACMIARETTELYGTIVCAGIIAWFAFQSFENIGMTLGIMPVAGLPLPFVSYGGSSMFAVWVAIGLLQSIKVQRPLSA; encoded by the coding sequence ATGCCGACCGCCAACAAGTTCTCCGTCTCCCGGTACGCGCCCGAGCGCGGGGCGATGGCCAAGCTCACCGCCCGCGACTCGGTAGTGCGCCGGCTCGACTGGCCGATACTCCTCTCCGCGACCGCCCTCTCCTGCATCGGCGCCCTGCTGGTGTGGTCGGCGACCCGCAACAGGACCACGCTGAACCAGGGGGACCCGTACTACTTCCTGGCCCGGCACGCCCTGAACACCGGCATCGGCCTCGTGCTGATGATCGGCACGATCTGGCTCGGCCACCGCACCCTGCGCGGCGCCGTGCCGGTCCTCTACGGGCTCTCCCTGGTGCTGATCCTCGCCGTGCTGACCCCGCTCGGCGCCACCATCAACGGCGCCCACGCGTGGATCGTCATCGGCGGCGGGTTCTCCCTCCAGCCGTCCGAGTTCGTGAAGATCACGATCATCCTGGTGATGGCGATGCTGCTGGCCACCCGGGTGGACGCGGGCGACCTCGCCCACCCCGACCACCGCACGGTCGTCAAGGCGCTCTGCCTGGCCGCGGCCCCGATGGGCATCGTCATGCTGATGCCCGACCTCGGCTCCGTGATGGTCATGATCGTGATAGTGCTCGGCGTGCTGCTGGCCTCCGGCGCCTCCAACCGCTGGGTGCTCGGCCTGCTCGGCGCCGGCGCGAGCGGTGCCGTCCTGATATGGCAGCTCGGCGTCCTCGACGAATACCAGATCAACCGCTTCGCGGCCTTCGCCAACCCCGAGCTCGACCCGGCGGGCGTCGGCTACAACACCAACCAGGCGCGCATCGCGATCGGCTCGGGCGGTCTGACCGGCTCGGGGCTGTTCAAGGGCTCGCAGACCACCGGCCAATTCGTACCCGAGCAGCAGACCGACTTCGTCTTCACCGTGGCGGGGGAGGAGCTCGGCTTCGTCGGGGCCGGGCTGATCCTGCTGCTGCTCGGCGTCATCCTGTGGCGGGCCTGCATGATCGCCCGGGAGACCACCGAGCTGTACGGGACGATCGTGTGCGCCGGGATCATCGCCTGGTTCGCCTTCCAGTCCTTCGAGAACATCGGGATGACCCTCGGGATCATGCCGGTGGCCGGGCTCCCCCTACCGTTCGTCTCGTACGGAGGATCATCGATGTTCGCCGTGTGGGTGGCGATCGGGCTCCTACAGTCGATCAAGGTGCAACGGCCATTGTCAGCCTGA
- a CDS encoding CYTH and CHAD domain-containing protein, with protein sequence MADTKREIERKFEFSKAKSARRGVPDLTGTAAIAAVSDQGTIDLDAVYYDTPDQRLAADGLTLRRRTGGADEGWHLKLPVSPGVRDEIGAALSDTLPPSLAALVRSRVRGAGLQPQVRLLSSRKISHLLDAGGALLAELSTDAVVAERGETTATWTEVEVELADGVDPELLDAVEKTFRKAGLRVSDAPSKLARALAETAGEPPARPGGGGPEGTAGAHVLAYLREQRDALVAQDPAVRRGLPDSVHQMRVASRRIRSAFKTYRKVIDRAATDPIGEELRWLAAELGVDRDQEVLLERIQTHLGELPRTLLIGPVRSRLRVWNTARRSGSRRRALAVLDSARYLALLDSLEALLEAPPLLTGAARPPEAVLPKAVLRDYARLAVRVESALSLAEGEQRDLALHDARKAAKRVRYAAESAVPVLGGPAKNLAKAGKAVQNLLGDHQDSVVARGALRGLAVQATAAGESAFTWGVLYAREEALAERRERELPDVWATFSDPALRAGLG encoded by the coding sequence ATGGCGGACACCAAGCGCGAAATCGAGCGGAAATTCGAGTTCTCCAAGGCCAAATCTGCCCGGCGCGGGGTGCCGGACCTGACGGGCACGGCCGCCATCGCCGCCGTCTCCGACCAGGGCACCATCGACCTCGACGCCGTCTACTACGACACCCCCGACCAGCGGCTCGCCGCCGACGGCCTCACCCTGAGGCGCAGAACCGGCGGCGCGGACGAGGGCTGGCACCTCAAACTGCCCGTCTCCCCGGGAGTGCGCGACGAGATCGGGGCCGCGCTCAGCGACACGCTCCCGCCCTCCCTCGCCGCCCTCGTCCGCTCCCGAGTCCGCGGCGCCGGACTCCAGCCGCAGGTCAGGCTCCTCTCCTCGCGCAAGATCAGCCACCTCCTCGACGCGGGCGGCGCCCTGCTCGCGGAACTGAGCACCGACGCCGTCGTCGCCGAGCGCGGCGAGACCACCGCCACCTGGACCGAGGTCGAGGTGGAACTCGCCGACGGCGTCGACCCCGAACTGCTCGACGCCGTGGAGAAGACCTTCCGCAAGGCCGGACTCCGGGTCTCCGACGCCCCCTCGAAGCTGGCCCGGGCCCTCGCCGAGACCGCGGGCGAGCCCCCGGCCCGGCCCGGGGGCGGCGGCCCCGAGGGCACCGCGGGCGCGCACGTGCTCGCGTACCTGCGCGAACAGCGCGACGCGCTCGTCGCCCAGGACCCGGCCGTGCGCCGCGGACTGCCGGACTCCGTCCACCAGATGCGGGTCGCCAGCCGCCGGATCCGCAGCGCCTTCAAGACGTACCGCAAGGTCATCGACCGGGCCGCCACCGACCCGATCGGCGAGGAGCTGCGCTGGCTCGCCGCCGAGCTCGGCGTCGACCGCGACCAGGAGGTCCTGCTGGAGCGGATCCAGACCCACCTCGGCGAGCTGCCCCGCACCCTCCTGATCGGCCCGGTCCGCAGCAGGCTGCGCGTGTGGAACACCGCCCGCCGCTCCGGCTCGCGGCGCCGGGCCCTGGCCGTGCTCGACAGCGCGCGCTACCTGGCCCTGCTGGACTCCCTCGAGGCCCTGCTGGAGGCGCCGCCCCTGCTGACGGGCGCCGCCCGACCCCCGGAAGCGGTCCTGCCGAAGGCGGTGCTCCGCGACTACGCGCGCCTCGCCGTCCGGGTCGAGAGCGCCCTCTCGCTCGCCGAGGGAGAGCAGCGCGACCTGGCCCTGCACGACGCCCGCAAGGCGGCCAAGCGGGTCCGGTACGCGGCCGAGTCGGCCGTTCCCGTGCTCGGCGGACCGGCGAAGAACCTGGCCAAGGCGGGGAAGGCGGTGCAGAACCTGCTCGGCGACCACCAGGACAGCGTGGTGGCCCGCGGCGCCCTGCGCGGCCTCGCCGTCCAGGCGACGGCCGCCGGGGAGTCCGCCTTCACCTGGGGCGTGCTCTACGCACGCGAGGAGGCCCTGGCGGAGCGGCGCGAGAGGGAGCTTCCGGACGTCTGGGCGACGTTCTCCGACCCGGCGCTCCGGGCCGGCCTGGGATGA
- a CDS encoding Rne/Rng family ribonuclease — MLNNENDITPAGSADNGSPSDNLPPRRRRRAASRPAGPPGGAVAETAPVTEAAPASPAEEAAPAAAPARPRRRATRAVAAPATSAAEAVVAETPAAEPVAAPVVEEAPAAPAPRTRRRATRAVAAPEAPAAEAPAPVVEEEAPAAPAPRARRRATRAVAAPDTEAAAVVEAPAVEVPAPVVEEAPAAPAPRARRRATRAVAAPATEAAAVAEAPAAEPAPVVEEAPKAARAVTVADAVDSPKRGGRRRATRSAAPAAAPQPVAESAEPAAPARARRAARPAVAVFQAPVFAEPMFQTPETAAMAAAAARAAAPAEEVEEEEETELEAEVTAAPVAQPAGRRRRRGRGAAEAAPVAETAPVSLPEVLAEEPEAEAAELDEESAEFEEGDESGERPSRRRRRGGRRRRRGEAADLDESAEDEAEAAEQETAERDAEEEEDEEADEALGSSSSRRRRRRRRRSGEGPAETAEAGDEDGVRTVVKVREPRPAREKTESSDEVQSIKGSTRLEAKKQRRREGREQGRRRVPIITEAEFLARREAVERVMVVRQAGERTQIGVLEDNVLVEHYVNKEEATSYVGNVYLGKVQNVLPSMEAAFIDIGKGRNAVLYAGEVNFEALGMANGPRRIESALKSGQSVLVQVTKDPIGHKGARLTSQVSLPGRYLVYVPEGSMTGISRKLPDTERARLKTILKKIVPEDAGVIVRTAAEGASEDELRRDVERLQAQWEDIQKKSKQISTSSPSLLYGEPDMTVRVVRDIFNEDFSKVIVSGDGAWETIHGYVNHVAPDLADRLSRWTSEVDVFATYRIDEQLAKALDRKVWLPSGGSLVIDKTEAMIVIDVNTGKFTGQGGNLEETVTRNNLEAAEEIVRQLRLRDLGGIVVIDFIDMVLESNRDLVLRRMLECLGRDRTKHQVAEVTSLGLVQMTRKRVGQGLLESFSETCVHCNGRGVIVHMEQPTAIGGGGNGKRSKRRGGRAEFDQHDHEVETVEAVEPEAFESEAEVAAEAAAPRALPEPEFVADEELYSSPAEAEAAAGISGRRNRRRATRKATAPAGAPRGAVAPAQAPVQAPAPVVVDEPVTEPAETVLEPAPEFVAETAPAAPVAEVVETVEEAAPKGRTRRRATRKATAPAGAPAPAAEVAPEPEPVVVPEPEPVVEPEPEAVAVAEVEEAPVAEAAPARPRRRATRKATAPAGSPAGAAEAAVVVVEAPSPAEEAAEAPAEEAAPAVEEAAPAKKAAKKAPAKKATAAKKAPAKKAAAAKKTVAKKAATTKKTAAKRATKKTAAAEQQTPPSVSAPTEA; from the coding sequence ATGCTCAACAACGAAAACGACATCACTCCTGCTGGTAGCGCCGACAACGGCAGCCCCAGCGACAACCTGCCGCCGCGCCGTCGCCGCCGTGCCGCCTCCCGGCCCGCGGGCCCGCCCGGTGGCGCCGTCGCCGAGACGGCCCCGGTGACCGAGGCCGCCCCGGCCTCCCCCGCAGAAGAGGCCGCTCCGGCCGCCGCCCCCGCTCGCCCCCGCCGCCGCGCGACCCGCGCCGTGGCCGCCCCGGCGACCTCGGCCGCCGAGGCCGTCGTCGCCGAGACCCCGGCCGCCGAGCCCGTGGCCGCGCCGGTCGTCGAAGAGGCTCCGGCCGCTCCGGCCCCGCGCACCCGCCGTCGTGCCACCCGCGCCGTCGCCGCTCCGGAGGCTCCCGCCGCCGAGGCTCCGGCGCCCGTGGTCGAGGAGGAGGCTCCGGCTGCTCCGGCGCCGCGTGCCCGTCGTCGTGCCACCCGCGCTGTCGCGGCTCCGGACACTGAGGCTGCGGCCGTGGTCGAGGCTCCGGCAGTCGAGGTTCCGGCGCCCGTGGTGGAAGAGGCTCCGGCTGCTCCGGCGCCGCGTGCCCGTCGTCGTGCCACCCGCGCCGTCGCCGCTCCGGCCACCGAGGCCGCTGCCGTGGCCGAGGCTCCCGCCGCCGAGCCGGCGCCCGTCGTGGAGGAGGCCCCCAAGGCCGCCCGCGCCGTGACCGTCGCCGACGCCGTGGACTCGCCCAAGCGCGGCGGCCGCCGCCGCGCCACCCGCTCCGCCGCTCCGGCCGCCGCCCCGCAGCCCGTCGCCGAGAGCGCCGAGCCCGCTGCTCCGGCCCGCGCCCGCCGCGCCGCTCGTCCCGCCGTGGCCGTCTTCCAGGCCCCGGTCTTCGCCGAGCCGATGTTCCAGACCCCCGAGACCGCTGCCATGGCCGCCGCTGCCGCTCGCGCCGCCGCCCCGGCCGAAGAGGTCGAGGAGGAAGAGGAGACCGAGCTCGAGGCCGAGGTCACCGCGGCTCCCGTCGCACAGCCCGCCGGTCGCCGCCGGCGCCGTGGGCGCGGCGCCGCCGAGGCCGCTCCGGTCGCCGAGACCGCCCCGGTCTCCCTCCCCGAGGTGCTCGCGGAGGAGCCGGAGGCCGAGGCCGCCGAGCTCGACGAGGAGTCCGCCGAGTTCGAAGAGGGCGACGAGTCGGGCGAGCGCCCGTCGCGCCGCCGTCGTCGCGGTGGCCGTCGTCGCCGTCGCGGTGAGGCCGCCGACCTCGACGAGTCCGCCGAGGACGAGGCCGAGGCCGCCGAGCAGGAGACCGCCGAGCGGGACGCCGAGGAGGAAGAGGACGAGGAGGCCGACGAGGCCCTCGGCTCCAGCTCCAGCCGCCGTCGCCGTCGCCGCCGTCGCCGTAGTGGCGAGGGCCCGGCCGAGACCGCCGAAGCGGGCGACGAGGACGGCGTGCGCACCGTCGTCAAGGTCCGCGAGCCGCGCCCCGCGCGGGAGAAGACCGAGTCCTCCGACGAGGTCCAGTCCATCAAGGGCTCGACCCGCCTGGAGGCGAAGAAGCAGCGCCGCCGCGAGGGCCGCGAGCAGGGCCGCCGCCGGGTGCCGATCATCACCGAGGCCGAGTTCCTGGCCCGCCGCGAGGCCGTCGAGCGCGTCATGGTCGTCCGCCAGGCCGGCGAGCGCACCCAGATCGGCGTCCTCGAGGACAACGTGCTCGTCGAGCACTACGTCAACAAGGAAGAGGCCACGTCGTACGTCGGCAACGTCTACCTGGGCAAGGTCCAGAACGTGCTGCCGTCCATGGAGGCCGCCTTCATCGACATCGGCAAGGGCCGAAACGCCGTCCTGTACGCCGGTGAGGTCAACTTCGAGGCGCTCGGCATGGCCAACGGGCCGCGCCGCATCGAGTCCGCCCTCAAGTCCGGCCAGTCGGTCCTGGTGCAGGTCACCAAGGACCCGATCGGCCACAAGGGCGCCCGCCTGACCAGCCAGGTCTCGCTGCCCGGCCGCTACCTGGTCTACGTGCCCGAGGGCTCGATGACCGGCATCAGCCGCAAGCTGCCCGACACCGAGCGCGCGCGTCTGAAGACCATCCTCAAGAAGATCGTCCCCGAGGACGCGGGCGTCATCGTGCGCACCGCCGCCGAGGGCGCGAGCGAGGACGAGCTGCGCCGCGACGTCGAGCGTCTGCAGGCCCAGTGGGAGGACATCCAGAAGAAGTCGAAGCAGATCTCGACCTCTTCGCCGAGCCTGCTGTACGGCGAGCCGGACATGACCGTCCGCGTCGTGCGCGACATCTTCAACGAGGACTTCTCGAAGGTCATCGTCAGCGGCGACGGCGCCTGGGAGACCATCCACGGCTACGTGAACCACGTGGCCCCGGACCTGGCCGACCGGCTGTCCCGCTGGACCTCCGAGGTCGACGTCTTCGCGACGTACCGGATCGACGAGCAGCTCGCCAAGGCGCTCGACCGCAAGGTGTGGCTGCCCTCGGGCGGCTCGCTTGTGATCGACAAGACCGAGGCGATGATCGTCATCGACGTCAACACCGGCAAGTTCACCGGTCAGGGCGGCAACCTCGAAGAGACCGTCACCAGGAACAACCTGGAGGCGGCCGAGGAGATCGTGCGCCAGCTGCGGCTGCGCGACCTGGGCGGCATCGTCGTCATCGACTTCATCGACATGGTCCTGGAGTCCAACCGCGACCTGGTCCTGCGGCGCATGCTGGAGTGCCTGGGCCGCGACCGTACGAAGCACCAGGTGGCCGAGGTCACCTCGCTGGGCCTGGTCCAGATGACCCGCAAGCGGGTGGGCCAGGGTCTGCTGGAGTCCTTCTCCGAGACCTGCGTCCACTGCAACGGCCGCGGTGTCATCGTGCACATGGAGCAGCCGACCGCGATCGGTGGCGGTGGCAACGGCAAGCGCTCCAAGCGCCGCGGCGGCCGTGCCGAGTTCGACCAGCACGACCACGAGGTCGAGACGGTCGAGGCGGTCGAGCCCGAGGCCTTCGAGTCCGAGGCGGAGGTGGCTGCCGAGGCGGCCGCGCCGCGCGCCCTGCCCGAGCCGGAGTTCGTCGCGGACGAGGAGCTCTACAGCAGCCCGGCCGAGGCCGAGGCCGCTGCGGGCATCAGCGGTCGCCGCAACCGGCGCCGTGCCACCCGTAAGGCCACCGCTCCGGCGGGCGCCCCGCGCGGTGCGGTCGCCCCGGCCCAGGCTCCGGTGCAGGCCCCGGCCCCCGTGGTCGTGGACGAGCCGGTGACCGAGCCGGCCGAGACGGTGCTGGAGCCCGCTCCCGAGTTCGTCGCCGAGACCGCCCCGGCCGCCCCGGTCGCGGAGGTCGTGGAGACGGTCGAGGAGGCCGCGCCGAAGGGCCGTACCCGTCGCCGCGCGACCCGTAAGGCCACCGCGCCGGCGGGCGCCCCGGCCCCCGCGGCCGAGGTGGCACCGGAGCCGGAGCCGGTCGTCGTGCCGGAGCCGGAGCCCGTCGTCGAGCCGGAGCCCGAGGCCGTCGCCGTCGCCGAGGTCGAGGAGGCCCCCGTCGCGGAGGCCGCTCCGGCCCGTCCGCGCCGTCGTGCCACCCGCAAGGCCACCGCGCCCGCCGGTTCCCCGGCCGGCGCGGCAGAGGCCGCCGTGGTGGTCGTCGAGGCCCCGTCGCCCGCCGAGGAGGCAGCCGAGGCGCCCGCCGAGGAAGCCGCACCGGCGGTCGAGGAAGCCGCACCGGCCAAGAAGGCCGCCAAGAAGGCCCCGGCCAAGAAGGCGACCGCGGCGAAGAAGGCCCCGGCCAAGAAGGCGGCGGCCGCCAAGAAGACCGTGGCCAAGAAGGCGGCCACGACCAAGAAGACCGCGGCGAAGCGGGCGACGAAGAAGACCGCGGCGGCGGAGCAGCAGACGCCTCCGTCCGTGTCGGCTCCGACCGAAGCCTGA
- the rplU gene encoding 50S ribosomal protein L21 has protein sequence MYAIVRSGGRQHKVAVGDIVEVDKISTAKVGDTVELSTLLVVDGEAVTSDPWVLAGIKVTAEVVDHHKGAKIDILRYKNKTGYRRRQGHRQQYTAIKVTGIPAAAK, from the coding sequence GTGTACGCCATCGTGCGCAGCGGTGGTCGCCAGCACAAGGTTGCTGTCGGCGACATCGTTGAGGTTGACAAGATTTCCACTGCCAAGGTTGGCGACACGGTCGAGCTCTCGACCCTGCTCGTTGTCGACGGCGAAGCCGTGACCAGCGACCCGTGGGTCCTGGCCGGCATCAAGGTCACGGCCGAGGTTGTGGACCACCACAAGGGCGCCAAGATCGACATCCTGCGCTACAAGAACAAGACCGGCTACCGCCGTCGCCAGGGTCACCGCCAGCAGTACACGGCGATCAAGGTCACCGGTATCCCCGCGGCTGCGAAGTAA